From a region of the Mercurialis annua linkage group LG1-X, ddMerAnnu1.2, whole genome shotgun sequence genome:
- the LOC126665389 gene encoding protein PIN-LIKES 6 has product MAHTVQRFLSAVVSMDNEVAGESLIGTIRIAVLPIAKVFTMCFLGFLMASKYVNILPANGRKLLNGLVFSLLLPCLIFSQLGQAVTLQKMIQWWFIPVNVVLGSISGSIIGFLVANVVRPPYPFFKLTIVQIGIGNIGNVPLVLIAALCRDPSNPFGDSEKCSTDGTAYISFGQWVGAIILYTYVFHMLAPPSEGSFDIEDGNQPIKNPPKDGVPEQVPLLTNENLSTDSDVSKQGKLKEFFVFIYEKFKLKQILQPPIIASMLAMFLGAVPFFKRLIFTTDAPLYFFTDSCNILGEAMIPCILLALGGNLVDGPGSSKLGLRTTAAIIFARLLLVPPAGLGIVMLADKLGFLPPGDKMFRFVLLLQHSMPTSVLAGAVASLRGCGREAAAVLFWVHIFAIFSMAAWVVLYLNILF; this is encoded by the exons ATGGCACACACAGTGCAAAGGTTTTTAAGTGCAGTAGTATCCATGGACAATGAAGTTGCCGGAGAATCTTTGATCGGCACTATCCGGATTGCGGTTTTACCTATAGCTAAAGTCTTTACAATGTGTTTTTTGGGGTTTCTTATGGCCTCTAAGTATGTTAATATCTTGCCTGCCAATGGAAGAAAGTTATTAAATGGg TTGGTTTTTTCCCTTTTGCTTCCTTGTTTGATTTTCTCTCAACTTGGACAAGCTGTTACTTTGCAGAAGATGATACAGTG GTGGTTTATACCTGTGAATGTTGTTTTGGGCTCCATATCCGGTTCAATAATAGGATTTCTTGTAGCTAATGTCGTTCGGCCTCCATACCCTTTTTTCAAGTTAACAATTGTACAAATTGGAATAG GGAACATTGGGAATGTGCCACTTGTACTGATTGCGGCATTATGTAGAGATCCATCTAACCCCTTTGGCGACTCAGAAAAATGTAGCACAGATGGGACTGCTTATATCTCGTTTGGCCAGTGG GTTGGTGCAATCATCCTATACACATATGTATTTCATATGTTGGCACCTCCTTCTGAAGGTTCCTTTGACATTGAGGATGGAAATCAACCTATCAAGAACCCTCCAAAAGATGGTGTTCCGGAGCAGGTTCCGTTGCTTACCAATGAGAATCTATCAACAGATTCTGATGTTTCAAAGCAAGGAAAG TTAAAagaattttttgtatttatatatgAGAAGTTCAAGCTCAAGCAAATCCTCCAACCTCCAATTATTGCATCT ATGCTAGCCATGTTCCTTGGTGCAGTACCATTTTTTAAGCGATTGATATTTACAACTGACGCTCCACTTTACTTTTTTACTGATAGCTGCAACATCCTTGG GGAGGCCATGATTCCGTGTATTTTGTTGGCATTAGGAGGCAATCTCGTGGATG GACCAGGAAGTTCTAAACTTGGTTTACGGACAACGGCTGCAATTATTTTTGCTCGGTTACTCTTGGTGCCTCCTGCTGGACTTGGAATTGTTATGTTGGCTGATAAGCTTGGCTTCCTCCCTCCTGGTGATAAAATGTTCCGTTTTGTCCTACTTCTTCAGCATTCGATGCCTACATCCGTTCTTGCAG GTGCGGTGGCCAGTCTGAGAGGTTGTGGAAGAGAGGCTGCTGCGGTGCTGTTCTGGGTTCACATTTTTGCCATATTTTCAATGGCGGCATGGGTGGTTCTTTATCTCAACATACTATTCTGA